The DNA window GGAACTCGCGTCGGGTGAGCGGCGGTTCCGTGAGCTGCAGCGCGCGATCGACGGGATCTCCCAGCGCATGCTGACGCTGACCCTTCGTCGACTCGAACGGGACGGCCTCGTCGAGCGGACCGTGTTCCCGACCGTGCCGGCGCAGGTGTCCTACGCGCTCACCTCCTCTGGCGCAGCCCTCTCCCACCTCGTCAAGACGCTCGCCGACTGGTCCCTCGAGCAGCGGCCGGCGATCACGGCGTCCCGCGCGGCGTACGACGCGGCGCACCCCGGCCACGGCATCCGATGACCGCTGCCGCTTGACGTCCGTGAGGAGTAGCGTCGGCGCATGGAGCATCCGATCGTGCACGACGCCGACGATCCCTTCGTCGAACGGGTCCGGCAGGTGTGCCTCGCCTACCCGGAGGCCGTCGAGACGTTCGGCCATGGCCGCCCGAGCTTCAAGGCGGGGAAGCGGGTCTTCGTGACCGTCGGGTCGGAGATGCGCGTCCCGCACAGCATCACGTTCACCCCGGCTGAGGAGGAGCGCGGAGCTTGGCTCGAGGACGAGCGGTTCTGGTCGCCGAAGTACGACGGGCCCTCGGGGAAGCTCGCGTTCGACGCCGGACTCGACGGTGACGACGGGCGCACGCTGGACGACGTCGACTGGGAGCTCATCGCCGAACTCATCGACACCTCGTATCGCCAGGTCGCCCTCAAGCGGCAGCTGCGCGCGCTCGACGCCCGCTGACGGCGGAGACCTCGCCCCACGGACGGCACCATGCCAGACTGACGACCGGGGGAGCCGTGCGCTGCGGTTCGAGGACGGGGAGCTGTGAGCGACGACGGATCCGGGACGCGGATCGCCGATCCCGAGCCCGACGCGGTGCCGTCCGGGAGTCTGACGCCGGCCGGTCGAGCCGGAGCCGGAAGCCTCGCCGTGTGGCTCTCGCGCATGAGCGCCTACCTGCGACGCAGCGCCGTGCTCGCCGCAGCGACGATCGTCGTGGTCTCCGGAGTCGTCGGTGTCATCGCCGCGTTGGGGATCCTCGACCGGCAGATGGAGTACCGCGACGGCGACGGGTACCGGATCACCGGAGGTGGCAACCCGGCGACCTGGTCCGACGCCGTCTCCTTCTCACCCGCGGGCGAGTGGTACAGCGTCCTCGGCACCATCGGAACGTACCTCTGGTTCGCCCTCGCGGTCGTGCTCCTGCTCGTGCAACCGGCGACCGAGCTCGGCGGACGATGGGCCAGGTCCCGCGGATTCGGTGCGTTCTTCGGACTCGTCCCGGTGGCCGTCGTCGGCCTCGCGATCTGCGTCATCGCAGCGGTCAGGATCGACGGGAGCAATTCGCCCGGTTGGCTCGTGGGTTGGACCTCCTTCGGGACCGTCGTGTGGTTGGCGGTGGTCTACGGGCTGCCGATCCTGCTTGTCGTCGCGGCGATCGTCGGCCTCGCGAGGCTCGCCGACCGCGGGAGACGGCGTCGGTTCCTGCTCGTCCTCGGTGCCGTCCTCGCGGTCGCGGTCCTCGCCGGATCGCTCGGGCTCTTCCGCCCGCCACCGCTCGAGCCGGCGGCCGGTCCGCCCCTCGGTGGGGAGGCCGCGGCGTTCACGCAGGCCCTGGAACCGCTCGACGGCGTGGCGTCCGTCGACGTCCTCGGTGCGGGGGCCACGGTCCTCATGGACGCCGACGCCGGCGCCGACGAGGTGCTCGCCGCCGCCCTGGCCGCGCGTCAGGTCTCGGAGGAGCAGGCCGCCGCAGCTCAGGACGCCAGGGTCCAACCCGCCATCGTCATGGTCGTCCTGGCCCGCGAGTCGAGCGGCACCGATCAGGCCGCCGACGACCCGCAATCGGCGCCCTGGCGGCTGCAGCTCGTCCCCTCCGAGTTCCCGGCGGACACCCTGCCCACCCAGGTGGATCGGTTGCTGCGGGCGGAGGCGCTCGGCATCCAGATGGTCATCACGGGCGATCGGCCGGCGATCACGGTCCCCTCGATCGCCGCGTTGCCGGGCGTCGTCGCGGCCTTGGCCGAGATCGCCCCCGACGGAGCCTACGTCTCGGTCCCCGAACGGTTCTCGATGGTCTTCGACCCGCTCGACCTGAGCCCGGCGATGGTCGACGCGATCGTCGGTGTCGTCGTCGCGAACCCGAACGCCGAGTTCGAGCTCACCGCGCAGCCGAAGCTCTACGTGAACCACGTGACCCCCGAGGCCGCGGCCGCGATCGACGCGATCCTCCGGGACCCGGCGCTCGCCGGGACGAGCCCCTCCGGGTACCCCGCCGAGTACCAGATCCACACGATCGGCCCCGACGGCGACATATACCTCGAGGGCACCTTCGGCTGACGGCCTGCCGGTAACGGCATGCCAGACTGACCGCCAGGGGAGCGCCACTGCGGCGCGTTGAAAGCGGGGACCATGGACGACCGAGGAGCGACGGGCGACGAGCCGAGCGTCGCCGGAACCGACGTTGCGACGTCGAGTACGTCGTTGACGGAGCCTGGCCGTCCGCAGGAGTCCGCCCGTCGCCCGTCCCGCCGCTCCTTTCTGCTCCGCTACCTCTCCCGCTCGCTCGACCTCGCGGTGTCGGCCGTCCTGATCGTCGCCGTCGCCGGCGTCGTCACGACGCTCATCTCCATCATCGGAACGGCGATCCCAGCCGATCAGGCCACCGGCTCGTATGGGCTGGAAGCGCCCATCGTGGCGAACGGGCCGTCCGAGGCGGAGCTCTGGTACCAGATGCTCGGTTCGCTCGGCGGCTGGATCCTCGTCGCCGTCGGGGTCATGCTGCTGCTCGTCCAACCGGTGATGGAGGCGGTCCGTCGGGCGACGCCGTCGCGCGGACTCGCCGTGCTTGCTGCGGTGGCTGCGGTCGCTGTCGCGGGGGTCGGGTTCGGCGTGCTGGCGATGCTCGGGAACCTGCCCTGGATGGTGGTGACGGGAAGTGTGCCGAACACCTCCGGGTCCGCGTTCGTGTTCCTCGTGTTCGGCCTCGTCGTCTACGGCATCCCCGTCCTGATCGTCGCCGCCGTCATCGTGCTCCTGACGTTCGTGATCGGTCGCCGAAGGGTGCGGATCGTGACCAGGGTGCTTGCCCTTCTGGTCGTCGTCGCCGTCATCGTGGCGTCGACCGGAGCGTTCCGCCCACCGCCCGCCCAGGCCGTTGCCGCGGCACAACGTACGGAGGCCATCGACGGCTTCACCGATGCCCTCGCCGACGTCGACGGAGTCGCCGACATTGACGTCGACGGTCACGGCGCGACCGTCACGATGTCGCTCGACGCCGGAGTCGGCCAGGTGCTGGCTGCCGCCAGCGCGGCGAAGCGGGTCGGCGACGACCTCCAGGGCATCGCCATCGTCGTCATCCAGCGCGAGCCCGACCCGACCTCGCCGGCCCAGCAACAGGACCCGCCGCGCGGTCCTTGGCGCGTGCAGCTCGTACCGAGCGACCGCAGCATCGATGAGATCGCCGACCAGCTGCAACGGTTGATGCTGACGGAACGGTTGCAGGTCGACATCGACGTCGACGCTGCCGATGGGACGCCGCGCGTCACCGTCTTCTCCATGCAGGCCTTGCCGGCCGCGGTGCGCGAACTCCGGGAGCTGTATCCGGACGGCGCGTCCTACAGCGTGCAGGACCGCTTCTCGATGGTGGACGATCCGAGTGAGCTGAGCCCGGCGATGGTCGACGCGATCCTCGCCGTCGTCGAGGCCTACCCGGGCGTCGAGATCGAGGTGACGACGCAACCGAAGCTGTGGATCACCGACGTCACGCCCGAGCAGGGCGCGGCGATCGTCGCCATCCTGCAGAACCCGGCGCTCGCCGGAACGAGCCCGTCTGGCTACCCGGTCGATTACTCGATCAGCACCTCCGGCCCCGACCAGGACCTCGAGGGCACCTTCGGCTGACGGCCTGCCGGTAGCGTGAGGGGATGACCTCCGAGCAGCCCACCCGTCTCCAGTTCGGCGCCTTCGTGATGGACACGGGGTCGCACATGCAGCACGGACTCTGGCGGCACCCGGACGCCCGGCAGCACACCTTCGACGACGTGCAGCTCTGGGTCGACCTCGCGAAGACGCTCGAGCGCGGACGCTTCGACACGATCTTCTTCGCCGACGTCGTCGGGGTCTACGGCGGCGCCGGTGCGTCGTTCGACGTGAACGCCCGTGAGGGCATGCAGCTGCCGAGCAACGACCCCTCGATGCTGCTGTCGGCGCTCGCCATCAGCACCGAGCACCTCGGACTCGCCTTCACCTCGTCGATCCTGCAGGAGCACCCGTTCACCTTCGCGCGCAAGATCTCGACGATCGACCACGCCTCGGGTGGCCGGGTCGGCTGGAACATCGTCACGAGCTTCCTCGAGAACGCGGCACGCAACTACGGCCTCGACCGCCTCGTCGAGCACGACGAGCGGTACGCGTGGGCGGAGGAGTACGTCGAGGTCGTCGGCAAACTGTGGGAGGGCTCCTGGGACGACGGCGCACTCCTCGCCGACAAGGCCAGCGGCGTCTTCGCCGACCCGTCGAAGGTGCACCGCATCGACCACGTCGGCGAGCGGTACCGCGTCGAGGGTCCGCACCTGTCGTCGCCGTCGCCGCAGCGCTCGCCGTTGCTGTTCCAGGCGGGTTCATCGGGTGCCGGCAAGGCGTTCGCAGCGAAGGTGGCCGAGGTGCAGTTCATGATGGCGCCGAGCATCGAGGCAGCCAGGGCGTCGGCGGAGTCCACGCGCGCCCTCGTCGCATCGACCGGTCGCGACCCACGCGACGTGAAGTTCTGGCAGGCGATGTCGTTCATCGTCGGCAGCACCGAGGAGGAGGCGAAGCGCATCGAGGCCGAGTACGACGAGTACCTCTCCGCCGACGCGTTCCTCGCGCACTCCAACCTCGGGACGGACCAGGCGACCGGGAAGCCGATCGACCCCGAGACGCCGCTCAAGGACGTCGAGACGCAGGGCGGCCACAGCATGCTCGAGGCCCTCAAGGCCCTGTCACCCGATCGCGAGCCGACGGTGCGCGACCTCGCGAAGCTCACGGCGAAGCTCCGCGGCCGCGTCGTGGGGACGCCCGAGCAGATCGCCGACCACCTCGCCGAGTGGCGGGCCGCGGGGATCGACGGCATCAACGTCGCCAACTGGATGATCCCGTCGAGCTACGAGGTCTTCGTCGACGAGGTCATGCCGGTGCTGCAGGAGCGTGGGCTCGCGCAGCGCGAGTACGCACCGGGCACGCTCCGGGAGAAGCTGTTCGGCGCCGAGCCGACGCTGCCGGAGACGCACCCGCTGCGCGCGTACCGCGGGGCGTTCGCCGGTCGCTGAGGTCGGCGGCCGCGGTGGGCTACTCCGGCTTCGCCGTACCGACGGCCCAGACGAAGGGCGGCGGGGTGCCGTTGATCGACCAGTCGCCGACGATCCGCGTCTTGTAGATCACCGGGTTGTGGGAAGCGACCGTGCGCGCGTTCCGCCAGTGCCGGTCGAGCGCGTTCGTCCGACTGACCGCTGAGGCCCCCAGCGTGTTGAAGAGCAGCGTCGCCGATCGCGGAACGAGCTCCGACAGCACCACCTGCGCCTGAGCCGAACGGATCTCGGCCTCGATGTTCGCGTGCAGGTCGTCCGCGGAGTCACGGTCGGCGGCCGTGATCGATGCCCGCTCGATGGCCGCGGCGACCCCGAGGACCGCCTGCTTCGCGACGAACGCGATCGACGAGATCTCGCCGACGACCGCCTGGATCTGGCCATCGTCCTTCACGAGCGGCGCGAGCCCGTGACTGTAGACGCGGGTGCGGGCGCGGATCTGCTCGCCGGCCTCGCGCTCCACCGCGGCCGCGATGCCCGCGTGCACCGCGATGAGCACGTGCTGGTACAGCGCCGTCTGGTACCGGAAGCGGTCGCTGAACGCGTGCACCTGGTCGGCGTCGACGACGGCGTCCTCGAACACGATCGTGCCGGTGCCGGTGAGCTGCTGGCCGAAGCCGTCCCAGTCGTCGGCGATCGAAACGCCCGGCTGCTCGGTGCGCACCAGGACGGTGACCTCGGTGTCGGGCTGCCCCTCGACGACGAGGCGCGCGGTCGCATCGGTCCAATCGGCGTAGATGCTGCCCGTCGTGTAGAACTTGCGGCCGTTCACGACGTAGCCGCCGTCGCGCTCGGTGACGACCGTGCCGGACACGCCCAGCGCGCCGGAACCGACCTCGCTCCAGGCGTTCCCGACGATCTCACCGGCGACGAAGCGTTCGAGCCACGCCGTGCGGCGGTCGCTCGGCGCTGCGACAAGCTGGTCCTCGACGAGGGCGATGTGGCCGCGGAAGATCTGCGGCAGGTTCGAGTCCGCGGCCGCGAGCTCGATGAGGAGCTCGGTGAACTCAGGGAAGGTGAGGCCCGAGCCACCGAACTCAGTGGGGACGCGGAGGGCGCCGAAACCGGCGGCGGCGAGCTGCCGCACCTCCTCGCGCGGGAGCCGGTGCTCGAGCTCACGCTCGACGGCGCCGGCCTGGATCTCCGCGAACAGCGGGAGGAGGCGCTCGCGGGCGGCCGCGAAGCCGACCGGACGGGCGGTGGAGGTGGTGGGTGCGGAGGACATCTGGTTCCGTTCCGTTGGCGGCTGGGGCCCTTCGACAAGCTCAGGGACCGGTGATGGGGTGCTCAGGGACCGGCGGTCGTCCGGTCCCTGAGCCTGTCGAAGGGCGGGGCAGGGGCGGGTGGCCTAGGTGTACAGCGAGATGGGCTGCAGCTCGCCGTTCAGGTGGTTGGCCCCGACCTCGAGCTTCTTGTAGTCGACCGGGTCGTGGAGGGAGTGCGTGCGCACGTTGCGCCAGAACAGGTCGAGGCCCACGGACGCCTTCGCCGAACTGGAACCGGTGACCTCGAAGATCCGGTTCGAGACCTCGATGCCGAGCTCGGTCGACACGACCTTGAGCTTCGCGATCTCGATGGCGACCGCGCCGCGGTCCGCCGCCGTCACCTCGGCACCG is part of the Plantibacter sp. Leaf314 genome and encodes:
- a CDS encoding LLM class flavin-dependent oxidoreductase — encoded protein: MTSEQPTRLQFGAFVMDTGSHMQHGLWRHPDARQHTFDDVQLWVDLAKTLERGRFDTIFFADVVGVYGGAGASFDVNAREGMQLPSNDPSMLLSALAISTEHLGLAFTSSILQEHPFTFARKISTIDHASGGRVGWNIVTSFLENAARNYGLDRLVEHDERYAWAEEYVEVVGKLWEGSWDDGALLADKASGVFADPSKVHRIDHVGERYRVEGPHLSSPSPQRSPLLFQAGSSGAGKAFAAKVAEVQFMMAPSIEAARASAESTRALVASTGRDPRDVKFWQAMSFIVGSTEEEAKRIEAEYDEYLSADAFLAHSNLGTDQATGKPIDPETPLKDVETQGGHSMLEALKALSPDREPTVRDLAKLTAKLRGRVVGTPEQIADHLAEWRAAGIDGINVANWMIPSSYEVFVDEVMPVLQERGLAQREYAPGTLREKLFGAEPTLPETHPLRAYRGAFAGR
- a CDS encoding helix-turn-helix domain-containing protein, with protein sequence MSLTHTAVTADLEPCGKEGHPDCGIRDVLDRIGDTWSVLVVVELASGERRFRELQRAIDGISQRMLTLTLRRLERDGLVERTVFPTVPAQVSYALTSSGAALSHLVKTLADWSLEQRPAITASRAAYDAAHPGHGIR
- a CDS encoding acyl-CoA dehydrogenase family protein — translated: MSSAPTTSTARPVGFAAARERLLPLFAEIQAGAVERELEHRLPREEVRQLAAAGFGALRVPTEFGGSGLTFPEFTELLIELAAADSNLPQIFRGHIALVEDQLVAAPSDRRTAWLERFVAGEIVGNAWSEVGSGALGVSGTVVTERDGGYVVNGRKFYTTGSIYADWTDATARLVVEGQPDTEVTVLVRTEQPGVSIADDWDGFGQQLTGTGTIVFEDAVVDADQVHAFSDRFRYQTALYQHVLIAVHAGIAAAVEREAGEQIRARTRVYSHGLAPLVKDDGQIQAVVGEISSIAFVAKQAVLGVAAAIERASITAADRDSADDLHANIEAEIRSAQAQVVLSELVPRSATLLFNTLGASAVSRTNALDRHWRNARTVASHNPVIYKTRIVGDWSINGTPPPFVWAVGTAKPE
- a CDS encoding MmcQ/YjbR family DNA-binding protein, encoding MEHPIVHDADDPFVERVRQVCLAYPEAVETFGHGRPSFKAGKRVFVTVGSEMRVPHSITFTPAEEERGAWLEDERFWSPKYDGPSGKLAFDAGLDGDDGRTLDDVDWELIAELIDTSYRQVALKRQLRALDAR